ACGGCGAAAACCGCTTGCGCGGGCTTCCATCGTGTCGTTTCATCGGAATTTTCCGAAAAAAGGCGCTCCACAAAGCGGGAGCGCACCGGCTGGACCGTTATGTTGACCGACTGTAACCGGACACTATCACAATTTACGCCGAAATCAAAGGCTTAAGCGAATAGGCCCGGCGAAGCGCCCCGAAACGGGCCCCGATCCGCCGGTAAATGGGTCCGGTGAGTTGGGTCAGTCACCTTGACCCGGTTCCGGCGACAACAGGGCTTCCTTGTCGGGTTTGCCGTCCCAATCCTTGGCATCGGCAGGCGACTCGCGCTTCTGCGTGATGTTCGGCCATTTCGACGCAAAGTCGGCATTGATGCCGAGCCACTTTTCCAGACCCGTCTCGGTATCCGGCTTGATCGCTTCCGCCGGGCATTCCGGTTCGCAGACGCCGCAATCGATGCACTCGTCCGGGTGGATGACGAGAAAATTCTCCCCCTCGTAGAAGCAGTCGACGGGACAAACTTCTACGCAGTCCATGTATTTGCACTTGATGCAATTCTCGGTGACCACATAGGTCATGGACAGGCTCCGGCGGGCGGCGATAGGCGAACTTGCGAATTACCAGATCGGAACGTTCGTACGCAAGTGAACTCGCGGCTCCGAAGACGGCAGTCTTGCCGTTTCGAGGCCCGAGCACGATCTTATGACGGCCGCCACCTGGGGATTTTATATGAACTACGCCAAGACCGCGATGCTTCTTGCCGCCATGACCGCGCTGTTCATGGGGCTCGGCTACCTCATTGGCGGCCGCACCGGCATGTTCGTCGCGCTGGCCGTCGCGGCCGTCATGAACTTTTGGAGCTATTGGGGATCGGATCGCGCCGTCCTCAACATGTATGGTGCGCAGGAGGTCGACCAGCACTCTGCGCCCGACCTCTATGCGATGGTCCACGGGCTGACCGAACGCGCCGGCCTGCCCATGCCGCGGGTCTTCATCATCCACGAGGACCAGCCGAACGCCTTCGCCACCGGCCGCAACCCGGAAAACGCCGCCGTCGCGGTCAATACCGGACTGCTCAACCGGCTGACGCGCGACGAGGTCGCCGGCGTCGTCGCCCACGAACTGGCGCATATCAAGAACCGCGACACCTTGACCATGACGATCACCGCGACCTTGGCTGGCGCGGTCTCGATGCTGGCCAATTTCGCGGCCTTTGCCGGCGGTTCGAACGACACGCGCAACCCGGTCGGCCTGATCGGCTCGATTGCCATGATGATCCTGGCGCCGCTCGCGGCGTCGATCGTCCAGATGGCCATTTCGCGGTCGCGCGAATATGAGGCCGACCGCATCGGCGCGGAGATTTCCGGCAATCCGATCGCACTCGCCTCGGCGCTCGCCAAGATCGCCGGAGCCCATGACGACGCCGTCAATGTCACCGCCGAGCGCAATCCGCAGACCGCCCATATGTTCATCATCAATCCGCTGAGCGGCCAGCGGATGGACAACCTGTTCTCGACCCATCCCGATACCGGCAACCGGATTGCCGCCCTCGAGGCGCTCGCCGCGCAGTGGGGCGTGGCGCATTATTCCGCGCCGGTTCCGCCGAACCAGGCGGCACCCTGGGGCAGTGCGCAGCGCCGGCCCGGCCCCTGGGGTTGAAGACGAGGCCGGCCAGCCCCCGGTCGGTTTGACCAGGAGCCGGCCGGGTCGATCTGTCGCATGATCGGCGACGCGTCAGGCGGCGCGCAGGCTTTTGACGAAATCCGCCACTTCCGATTTCAGCTCGGCCGCCTTTTCGGTCAGGTTTGACGACAGTCCCATCAGTTGTGTCGAGGCGGCCCCGGTCATTTCGGCTGCCCGGCCAACACCGTTGATATTGCCGGTCACGGCCTCGGTGCCCTGGGCCGCGCGCTGCGTGTTCGAGGCGATTTCCTGGGTCGCGGCGCCCTGCTCCTCGACCGAACCGGCGACGCTGGTCGAGATCGAACGGATCGA
This portion of the Phreatobacter stygius genome encodes:
- the htpX gene encoding zinc metalloprotease HtpX; the protein is MNYAKTAMLLAAMTALFMGLGYLIGGRTGMFVALAVAAVMNFWSYWGSDRAVLNMYGAQEVDQHSAPDLYAMVHGLTERAGLPMPRVFIIHEDQPNAFATGRNPENAAVAVNTGLLNRLTRDEVAGVVAHELAHIKNRDTLTMTITATLAGAVSMLANFAAFAGGSNDTRNPVGLIGSIAMMILAPLAASIVQMAISRSREYEADRIGAEISGNPIALASALAKIAGAHDDAVNVTAERNPQTAHMFIINPLSGQRMDNLFSTHPDTGNRIAALEALAAQWGVAHYSAPVPPNQAAPWGSAQRRPGPWG
- the fdxA gene encoding ferredoxin FdxA, which produces MTYVVTENCIKCKYMDCVEVCPVDCFYEGENFLVIHPDECIDCGVCEPECPAEAIKPDTETGLEKWLGINADFASKWPNITQKRESPADAKDWDGKPDKEALLSPEPGQGD